One Pseudalkalibacillus hwajinpoensis genomic window carries:
- a CDS encoding response regulator transcription factor, translated as MQRILIVDDEERMVDLIALFLMPHGYTIYKASTGFEALEKIKTDKIDLVLLDVMMPEMDGWTTCKEIRSMSDVPIIMLTARDQSNEIVKGLKLGADDYITKPFDEDVLLARIEAITRRFNQVDKNTLVMNGLMWEMDKHRVSYKGKTITMTPIEFNLLGLFMRNSEKVFSRAHLIQLIWGFESNTEGRTIDSHIRNLREKCRQSGFQIEGHLKTIWGVGYKWKN; from the coding sequence ATGCAGCGTATCTTAATAGTAGATGATGAAGAGCGAATGGTGGATTTAATAGCTCTGTTCTTAATGCCACATGGCTATACGATCTATAAAGCAAGCACAGGATTTGAAGCACTTGAAAAAATAAAAACAGACAAAATTGATCTTGTTCTACTGGATGTTATGATGCCCGAAATGGATGGATGGACAACATGCAAAGAAATACGTAGTATGTCAGATGTCCCGATTATTATGTTAACAGCAAGAGATCAATCGAATGAAATTGTAAAAGGATTAAAGCTTGGGGCAGATGATTACATAACGAAACCATTCGATGAAGACGTCCTTCTTGCAAGGATAGAAGCGATTACGAGGCGTTTTAATCAAGTAGACAAAAACACGCTAGTCATGAATGGATTAATGTGGGAAATGGATAAGCACAGGGTTTCCTATAAAGGAAAGACGATTACAATGACACCGATCGAATTTAATCTTCTGGGCCTTTTTATGAGAAATTCTGAAAAGGTATTCAGTAGAGCGCACCTCATTCAATTGATTTGGGGGTTCGAGTCTAATACAGAAGGTCGTACGATTGATTCCCACATTCGAAACCTTCGTGAGAAATGTCGGCAATCAGGATTTCAGATTGAAGGACATTTAAAAACAATCTGGGGAGTCGGTTATAAGTGGAAGAATTAG